The Actinocatenispora sera genome has a window encoding:
- a CDS encoding IS3 family transposase (programmed frameshift) — protein MPKPYPREFRDNVVAVARAGGAPLTQIAKDFGISESCLSNWLKAADVADGNRPGVTREESQELRELKRRNRLLEQENEVLRRAAAYLARDNQPKMIYPLVRELAAAGAPVRVPVAVTCRVLGFSRQGYYQWLAGPVSQRDYQDAWLTNAALDAHADDPEFGYRLVADQLRAAGHHASDNRVWRLCRDQRIICAHSVKRGLGRRPGPPVHDDLIKRPGGGRDFTAAAPNRVWLTDITEHPTAEGKLYLCAIKDLWSNRIVGYSIDSRMTSELAVAALRHATGLRCPDHTIVHSDRGSQFRSRKYVTTLHQAGLTGSMGRVGACGDNAAMESFFALLQKNVLNRRRWTTRHQLRLAIVTWIEATYHRRRRQARLGRLTPIEFETIYTTAHAA, from the exons GTGCCCAAGCCCTATCCCCGCGAGTTTCGGGACAACGTGGTCGCGGTCGCCCGTGCCGGCGGCGCGCCGCTGACGCAGATCGCGAAGGACTTCGGGATCTCGGAGTCGTGTCTGTCCAACTGGCTGAAAGCGGCCGATGTTGCCGACGGCAACCGGCCCGGCGTGACCCGCGAGGAGTCGCAGGAGCTGCGGGAGCTCAAGCGCCGCAACCGGCTGCTGGAGCAGGAGAACGAGGTCCTGCGCCGTGCGGCTGCCTATCTGGCCCGGGACA ATCAACCCAAAATGATCTACCCGCTCGTCCGCGAGTTGGCCGCGGCCGGCGCCCCTGTTCGGGTGCCGGTCGCGGTGACGTGTCGGGTGCTGGGCTTCTCCCGGCAGGGCTACTACCAGTGGCTGGCCGGCCCGGTCAGCCAGCGTGACTACCAGGATGCGTGGCTGACCAACGCCGCACTCGATGCGCACGCCGATGACCCGGAGTTCGGCTACCGGCTGGTCGCCGACCAGCTCCGCGCCGCCGGCCACCACGCCAGCGACAACCGGGTATGGCGGCTGTGCCGCGACCAGCGGATCATCTGCGCCCACTCGGTCAAACGCGGTCTGGGCCGCAGGCCCGGTCCGCCGGTGCATGACGACCTGATCAAACGGCCAGGTGGCGGCAGGGACTTCACCGCTGCGGCACCCAACAGGGTGTGGCTGACCGATATCACCGAGCATCCCACCGCCGAGGGCAAGCTGTATCTGTGCGCGATCAAGGACCTGTGGTCCAACCGGATCGTGGGCTACTCCATCGACTCTCGGATGACCTCTGAGCTGGCGGTCGCCGCGCTGCGGCACGCCACCGGGCTGCGTTGCCCGGACCACACGATTGTGCATTCCGATCGCGGCAGCCAGTTCCGGTCCCGGAAATACGTCACCACGCTGCACCAGGCCGGGCTGACCGGGTCGATGGGACGGGTCGGTGCCTGCGGCGACAACGCCGCGATGGAGTCGTTCTTCGCGCTGCTGCAGAAGAACGTGCTCAACCGCCGCCGCTGGACCACCCGTCACCAGCTGAGGCTGGCGATCGTGACCTGGATCGAAGCCACCTACCACCGCCGGCGTCGTCAAGCCCGCCTCGGCCGGCTGACCCCGATCGAGTTTGAGACCATCTACACCACCGCACACGCGGCCTGA
- a CDS encoding FadR/GntR family transcriptional regulator, whose translation MTTWAGSPPDEPAGTSVPADPRRPELLRYFLETSEVMGPTMAALAARRASHEEIRRMWTLSIQVETADDDMEASVRSELAFHQELAQATHNPILLSTYLTLLPVATACARVSLRVAGAPRRSGYWHRQISQAIESGDPQRAANAMCLHVRQLLAELGQAELLASTDTTDPPWSDDAAN comes from the coding sequence ATGACGACTTGGGCGGGGAGCCCTCCGGATGAGCCAGCCGGCACGAGCGTGCCGGCGGACCCCCGTCGTCCTGAGTTGCTTCGATACTTCCTGGAGACCAGTGAGGTCATGGGACCGACGATGGCCGCCCTGGCGGCCCGCCGGGCCAGCCACGAGGAGATTCGGCGGATGTGGACGCTGTCCATCCAGGTGGAGACAGCTGACGACGACATGGAGGCGAGCGTCCGAAGCGAACTGGCGTTTCATCAGGAACTTGCCCAGGCCACCCACAATCCGATCCTCCTGTCGACTTACCTGACGCTGCTGCCGGTGGCCACCGCATGCGCGCGGGTATCGCTGCGCGTTGCCGGCGCGCCGCGGCGGAGCGGGTACTGGCACCGCCAGATCTCCCAGGCCATCGAGTCGGGGGACCCCCAGCGCGCGGCAAACGCGATGTGCCTTCATGTGCGGCAGCTTCTTGCCGAGCTTGGGCAGGCGGAGCTGCTGGCGTCGACAGACACCACGGATCCGCCGTGGTCCGATGACGCCGCCAACTGA
- a CDS encoding NADase-type glycan-binding domain-containing protein, translated as MQSPAASTPSAGPNTREDLGDDDAARFRATLAGREASQLVSAVGPTPAHSAAAERPVPGSQAERPTPVPTDDVPGSVLPQPPQARLTPVRKTKPSRRLRPGDLICAECGEGNAPTRKFCSRCGTSLTEALPVRRRWWQRLIPRRGPRVLAAGARRTSGGPRDIRAALRRLYRRAVTIAGILGVLVGLTYVAYPPLRNRVNGIVTPRVEAVKDRAWGVVHPTYVPVHPSTVSGTTGRHDHPPADVADGYSNTAWEVVWKPNSPPTLTFDLGRRVSLTRLVLTAGTATGYADHDRPAQLHLVYSNRQSDTLTVTDQARPQTLKLSHAAGVTEVEVQVTHVYRSQHGSDVAISEIELFAKQ; from the coding sequence GTGCAGAGTCCGGCGGCATCGACGCCGTCGGCCGGCCCAAACACGCGCGAGGATCTGGGCGACGATGACGCGGCGAGGTTCCGGGCCACGCTGGCGGGTCGGGAGGCGAGCCAGCTGGTGTCCGCCGTCGGCCCGACCCCGGCCCATTCCGCCGCGGCGGAGCGGCCCGTCCCCGGATCGCAGGCCGAACGCCCCACGCCGGTACCAACCGACGACGTGCCCGGCAGCGTGTTGCCGCAGCCGCCGCAGGCCCGCTTGACGCCGGTCCGGAAGACCAAACCCAGCCGGCGGCTTCGTCCCGGCGACCTGATCTGTGCCGAATGTGGCGAGGGCAACGCACCGACTCGGAAGTTCTGCAGCCGCTGCGGCACCTCGCTCACCGAGGCGCTGCCGGTACGCCGGCGATGGTGGCAGCGGCTGATACCGCGTCGGGGTCCGCGGGTCCTGGCTGCCGGTGCGCGGCGCACCTCGGGCGGACCGCGCGACATCCGTGCCGCCCTCCGTCGGCTGTACCGTCGGGCGGTCACGATCGCCGGGATTCTTGGTGTGTTGGTCGGCCTGACCTACGTTGCCTATCCGCCTCTGCGCAACAGGGTCAACGGGATCGTCACGCCACGGGTCGAGGCGGTCAAAGACCGCGCCTGGGGGGTGGTCCATCCGACCTACGTGCCGGTTCACCCGTCGACGGTGTCCGGAACGACGGGGCGGCACGACCATCCGCCGGCCGATGTCGCCGATGGGTACAGCAACACCGCTTGGGAGGTCGTCTGGAAGCCGAACAGCCCGCCCACGCTGACTTTCGATCTGGGGCGCCGGGTGAGCCTCACCCGACTGGTTCTCACCGCCGGCACCGCCACCGGCTACGCCGACCATGACCGACCTGCACAGCTACATCTCGTCTACTCGAACCGGCAGTCGGACACCCTCACCGTCACCGACCAGGCACGACCGCAGACGTTGAAGCTGTCCCACGCGGCCGGGGTCACAGAGGTCGAGGTCCAGGTAACCCACGTGTACCGATCGCAGCATGGCAGCGACGTCGCGATCAGCGAGATCGAGTTGTTCGCCAAACAGTGA
- a CDS encoding putative baseplate assembly protein — MSLPLPNLDDRRFDDLVADARRLIMQRCPEWTDRGPADPGITLVEAVAFLTDQLLYRLNRVPDRLFVRFLDLIGVRLIPATAARATVTFWLATAARAPLVVPTGTLVATQRTGGEAPLVFSTGAELEVTPCALSSLRTRSAGAGESVEQTQRLELGTPVPAFSAVPVPDDTLLLGVDVEVPSAAVRIDFEGRVEGIGVNPVHPPLVWEASCADGWIECAVGLDETGGLNRPGAIILHVPPGHRQSLVDGQLAGWLRARVVDPAEGQPPYHTSPLIEGIAASTVGGTVEVFHAEVIDGEAVGTSDGTPGQWFALSRSPVLAGFGAPTLQIGSDRGWRDWIQVEHFADSAPTDRHFLLDALSGRVLFGPLVRQPDGSTRQYGAVPERGAVVRMLRYAVGGGSHGNVAAGEIRALRSSIPFVSAVENRQPAQGGVDAETLEQAKVRGPLLLRSRNRAVTAEDYEAITREAAPEVSRVRCVVAGEAGVHAGQVRVLVVPAAPDRRGHLRLEDLIPAEDTLARIAERLRQVGVLGVQVMVEPPLYRGVTTVARLVARPRTDAERLRKDSLAVLYRLLSPLPGGGPEGHGWPFGRPVQVGEVFAALETVRGVDLVEDLRLFAANPVTGTRGSEVGRVDLEPHSLVFSFEHQVRIEAN; from the coding sequence ATGAGCCTGCCCTTGCCCAATCTCGATGACCGTCGGTTCGATGACCTGGTTGCGGACGCACGCCGGCTGATCATGCAGCGTTGTCCAGAGTGGACGGACAGGGGCCCGGCCGATCCGGGCATCACCCTGGTCGAGGCGGTGGCGTTTCTCACCGACCAACTCTTGTACCGGCTCAACCGGGTGCCGGACCGGTTGTTCGTGAGATTCCTGGACCTGATCGGGGTGCGGCTGATCCCCGCCACTGCTGCCCGGGCCACTGTCACCTTTTGGCTCGCCACGGCGGCCCGGGCCCCGCTGGTGGTACCGACCGGGACGCTGGTTGCCACCCAACGCACCGGCGGAGAGGCGCCGCTCGTGTTCTCCACCGGTGCCGAACTGGAGGTCACCCCGTGCGCACTGTCCAGCCTGCGGACCCGCTCGGCGGGCGCAGGCGAGTCGGTCGAGCAGACCCAGCGACTCGAGCTCGGTACCCCGGTTCCTGCCTTCTCAGCGGTGCCGGTACCGGACGACACGCTGTTGCTGGGCGTTGATGTTGAGGTGCCTAGCGCCGCGGTACGCATCGATTTCGAGGGCCGGGTGGAAGGCATCGGGGTCAATCCGGTACATCCGCCGCTGGTCTGGGAGGCCAGCTGCGCGGACGGCTGGATCGAGTGTGCGGTGGGGCTCGACGAGACGGGTGGTCTCAACCGCCCGGGGGCAATCATCCTGCACGTTCCCCCGGGGCACCGGCAGAGCCTGGTCGACGGGCAGCTCGCCGGCTGGCTGCGGGCACGGGTGGTCGATCCGGCGGAGGGGCAACCGCCATACCACACCAGCCCGCTGATCGAGGGGATCGCCGCCTCCACCGTCGGCGGCACCGTTGAGGTCTTCCACGCCGAGGTGATCGACGGGGAGGCGGTCGGCACCTCCGACGGCACACCGGGGCAGTGGTTCGCGCTGTCGCGTTCCCCGGTGCTGGCCGGATTCGGTGCCCCGACTCTGCAGATCGGTTCCGATCGCGGTTGGCGGGATTGGATCCAGGTGGAGCACTTCGCCGACAGTGCGCCCACCGACCGGCACTTCTTGTTGGACGCCCTCAGCGGCCGGGTCCTGTTCGGGCCGTTAGTGCGCCAACCCGACGGCTCGACCAGGCAGTACGGCGCGGTGCCCGAGCGCGGCGCGGTCGTACGGATGCTTCGCTACGCGGTGGGCGGTGGCAGCCACGGCAACGTCGCGGCCGGCGAGATTCGAGCCCTACGGTCCTCCATTCCCTTCGTGTCGGCGGTGGAGAACCGGCAGCCAGCCCAGGGTGGCGTGGACGCCGAGACACTGGAGCAGGCCAAGGTACGGGGGCCGCTGCTACTGCGCAGCCGCAACCGCGCCGTCACCGCCGAGGACTACGAGGCGATCACTCGCGAAGCGGCGCCGGAGGTGAGTCGGGTGCGCTGTGTGGTGGCCGGCGAGGCTGGTGTGCACGCCGGCCAGGTTCGGGTGCTCGTGGTGCCGGCCGCGCCCGATCGCCGTGGCCACCTCAGGCTGGAGGATCTCATCCCGGCGGAGGACACCCTGGCGCGCATCGCCGAACGGCTGCGGCAGGTTGGTGTCCTGGGTGTGCAGGTCATGGTCGAGCCGCCGCTGTATCGCGGGGTGACTACGGTTGCGAGGTTGGTCGCGCGGCCGAGGACCGATGCGGAACGGCTCCGCAAGGACTCGTTGGCCGTGCTGTACCGGCTGCTCAGTCCGCTTCCGGGAGGCGGCCCGGAAGGACATGGTTGGCCGTTCGGAAGGCCAGTCCAGGTCGGTGAGGTGTTCGCCGCGCTGGAGACGGTGCGCGGAGTGGATCTGGTGGAGGATCTGCGGCTATTCGCCGCCAACCCGGTGACCGGCACCCGCGGCTCGGAGGTCGGTCGCGTCGACCTGGAACCGCACAGCCTGGTCTTTTCGTTCGAACACCAGGTGAGGATCGAGGCCAACTGA
- a CDS encoding transposase — translation MEQTIRSDQPQWIPVFTGLSARQFGKLVAIVAGRGGQQTGAGRRWGLPLADRVLLVATYYRTNLTLRQIAPLFGVSKSAAGRIVDHLAPHLVLEPQSRRHRPDTVLIVDGTLAPTHDRNMSARSKNYRYSTNLQVAIDANTRLTVAVGDPLPGNRNDCRAYTDSGVDQQCAGAAVMADGGYQGNPEVIMPYRKPREGEPPLPQWKQDLNTVHRRIRARVEHCFAHMKSWKILRDCRRKQRGVWYAAAGIALMRNLTMVV, via the coding sequence GTGGAGCAGACGATCAGGTCCGATCAGCCGCAGTGGATCCCGGTGTTCACCGGCCTGTCAGCCCGGCAGTTCGGCAAGCTGGTGGCCATCGTGGCTGGTCGCGGCGGACAGCAGACCGGCGCTGGCCGCCGGTGGGGGCTCCCGCTGGCCGACCGGGTGCTGTTGGTGGCCACCTACTACCGCACCAACCTGACCCTGCGGCAGATCGCGCCGCTGTTCGGAGTATCGAAGTCGGCCGCCGGGCGCATCGTCGATCACCTGGCCCCACACCTGGTACTGGAGCCCCAGAGCCGCCGGCACCGACCCGACACGGTCCTGATCGTGGACGGCACGCTGGCGCCCACCCACGACCGGAACATGTCGGCCCGGTCGAAGAACTACCGGTACTCCACCAACCTGCAAGTGGCCATCGACGCCAACACCCGCCTGACCGTCGCGGTCGGAGATCCGTTGCCCGGCAACCGCAACGACTGCCGCGCCTACACCGACTCCGGCGTCGACCAACAGTGCGCCGGCGCGGCGGTAATGGCCGACGGCGGCTACCAGGGCAACCCGGAGGTAATCATGCCCTACCGCAAGCCGCGCGAGGGTGAACCGCCGCTGCCGCAGTGGAAACAGGACCTCAACACCGTCCACCGCCGTATCCGCGCCCGCGTCGAGCACTGCTTCGCCCACATGAAGTCCTGGAAGATCCTCCGCGACTGCCGCCGCAAACAACGAGGCGTCTGGTACGCCGCCGCCGGTATCGCGTTGATGCGCAACCTGACCATGGTCGTATGA
- a CDS encoding chloride channel protein produces the protein MSSESPASIVRRPSTRLARGFDWLRGTPTGLVPLALAVGAGAGLGAVAFRYLIGWFTELFTGHSDYSAAGPAINPLVPWLGIFFVVLAPAVGGLVYGPIVQRFAREARGHGVPEVMLAVAERGGRIGPQVVVVKALASALCIGSGGSVGREGPIVQIGSALGSSLGQLVRLPERRLRLLVACGAAGGISATFNAPIAGVFFAMELILGDFGVESFGAVVLASVTSAVIGRAVFGDEPFLHLPAFHLTSPAEFGAYAVLGLLAAVVGVAFVKVLYGIEDLADKIWRGPEWLRPAVGGLLLGGVLLALPQLYGVGYPVLSGAIDGHYVLWFLLILLAGKMVATSLTIAVGGSGGVFAPSLFLGAMLGTAFGQLAHAGLPSIVGSAGAYGIVGMGAVFAATARAPITAVLIIFELTGDYSIILPLMTAVVLATALSKKLSRDTIYTLKLRRRGIDLLRGKPASPLESMPVSTAMRAMPPPIGVDAPLDAVLARLTDTNDAVVPVVDDAGRYRGVLTSRDAERAATDNALDDSAGRLAALPPALSGTQNLSSALDLLNEADEDGLPVLSDDGTRIVGWLTHRDVLTAYRQTVRSTAERARPDRPAIGGFRVVTLELTGPGPLPDSRIDQVDWPPNTRVMALRRDGHALPVTAGTTLACGDRLTVLVPPEHADTLTDLAAKRTSA, from the coding sequence ATGAGCAGCGAGTCCCCGGCGTCGATCGTGCGGCGTCCCTCGACGCGGCTGGCGCGCGGATTCGACTGGCTGCGCGGAACACCGACCGGGCTGGTCCCGCTGGCGCTGGCGGTCGGTGCCGGTGCCGGCCTCGGCGCGGTCGCGTTCCGCTACCTGATCGGCTGGTTCACCGAACTGTTCACCGGCCACAGCGACTACTCGGCCGCCGGGCCTGCGATCAACCCGCTGGTGCCGTGGCTGGGCATCTTCTTCGTCGTGCTGGCACCGGCGGTGGGCGGCCTGGTGTACGGACCGATCGTGCAGCGGTTCGCCCGCGAGGCGCGCGGGCACGGGGTGCCGGAGGTGATGCTCGCGGTCGCCGAACGGGGCGGCCGGATCGGTCCGCAGGTGGTGGTGGTCAAAGCGCTGGCCTCGGCGCTGTGCATCGGTTCGGGCGGATCGGTGGGCCGGGAGGGCCCCATCGTGCAGATCGGCTCCGCCCTGGGGTCGTCACTGGGCCAGCTGGTACGGCTGCCGGAACGGCGGCTACGGTTGCTCGTCGCCTGCGGCGCCGCCGGCGGGATCTCGGCGACGTTCAACGCGCCGATCGCCGGGGTGTTCTTCGCGATGGAGCTCATCCTCGGCGACTTCGGCGTCGAGTCGTTCGGCGCGGTGGTCCTCGCCTCGGTCACCTCCGCGGTGATCGGCCGGGCGGTGTTCGGCGACGAGCCGTTCCTGCACCTGCCCGCGTTCCACCTGACCTCCCCGGCCGAGTTCGGTGCGTACGCGGTGCTCGGGTTGCTCGCCGCCGTGGTGGGCGTGGCATTCGTCAAGGTGCTGTACGGGATCGAGGACCTCGCCGACAAGATCTGGCGCGGCCCGGAATGGCTGCGCCCCGCCGTCGGCGGCCTGCTGCTGGGCGGGGTGCTGCTCGCACTGCCGCAGCTGTACGGAGTCGGCTACCCGGTGCTGTCCGGCGCGATCGACGGGCACTACGTGCTGTGGTTCCTGCTGATCCTGCTGGCAGGCAAGATGGTGGCGACCAGCCTGACCATCGCCGTCGGCGGCTCCGGCGGGGTGTTCGCGCCATCGCTGTTTCTCGGTGCGATGCTGGGCACCGCGTTCGGCCAGCTGGCCCACGCCGGGCTGCCGAGCATCGTGGGCTCGGCCGGGGCGTACGGGATCGTCGGGATGGGGGCGGTGTTCGCCGCCACGGCCAGGGCACCGATCACCGCGGTACTGATCATCTTCGAACTGACCGGCGACTACTCGATCATCCTGCCGCTGATGACCGCGGTCGTACTGGCCACCGCGCTGTCGAAGAAACTGTCCCGGGACACCATCTACACGCTCAAGCTACGGCGTCGGGGCATCGATCTGTTGCGGGGCAAGCCGGCCAGCCCGCTGGAGTCGATGCCGGTGTCCACCGCGATGCGGGCCATGCCACCACCGATCGGCGTGGACGCGCCGCTGGACGCCGTGCTGGCACGGCTGACCGACACCAACGATGCGGTGGTGCCGGTGGTCGACGACGCGGGCCGCTACCGCGGCGTGTTGACCTCCCGGGACGCCGAGCGTGCCGCCACCGACAACGCCCTCGACGACAGCGCCGGCCGGCTCGCCGCGCTACCGCCCGCGCTGTCCGGAACGCAGAACCTCAGCAGCGCACTGGATCTGCTCAACGAGGCCGACGAGGACGGCCTGCCGGTGCTGTCCGACGACGGTACCCGCATCGTCGGCTGGCTGACCCACCGCGACGTGCTCACCGCGTACCGGCAGACGGTGCGCAGCACCGCCGAGCGCGCCCGACCCGACCGCCCCGCGATCGGCGGATTCCGGGTGGTGACACTGGAGCTGACCGGCCCCGGCCCGCTGCCGGACTCCCGCATCGACCAGGTCGACTGGCCACCCAACACCCGAGTCATGGCGCTGCGACGCGACGGCCACGCCCTACCGGTCACCGCCGGCACCACGCTGGCCTGCGGCGATCGACTCACCGTCCTGGTACCACCCGAACATGCCGACACCCTCACCGACCTGGCCGCAAAGCGCACTTCAGCCTGA
- a CDS encoding GPW/gp25 family protein: MRSDSIGTGWVFPPRAQAHGAIAVNSGVERVEQAMRIILLTYPGERQMRPDFGSRLRDFVFAEMSVDTAGRIATEVRAALTRWEGRVQVREVFVEPAVDEAAGLFRIDIRYRLAGEPDRSVVLDFDSLVENTGVEGSGVR, translated from the coding sequence GTGAGGTCCGACAGCATCGGAACCGGTTGGGTGTTCCCACCGAGGGCACAGGCTCACGGCGCCATCGCCGTCAACAGCGGGGTTGAGCGGGTGGAGCAAGCGATGCGCATCATTTTGTTGACCTACCCGGGTGAGCGGCAGATGCGGCCGGACTTCGGCTCACGGTTGCGTGACTTCGTGTTCGCCGAGATGAGCGTCGACACCGCCGGACGCATCGCCACCGAGGTGCGGGCCGCCCTGACCCGCTGGGAAGGGCGCGTACAGGTGCGGGAGGTCTTCGTGGAACCGGCCGTGGATGAGGCCGCCGGCCTCTTTCGCATCGACATCCGCTACCGGCTCGCCGGCGAGCCCGACCGCAGCGTCGTGCTCGATTTCGACAGCTTGGTGGAGAACACCGGGGTGGAAGGGAGCGGCGTCCGATGA
- a CDS encoding phage tail protein I has translation MRGTVPGLATPYPLRSFLPSIYQDDDFTMRWISAFDEVIAPVALSLECLESYLDPRLAPPDFLHWLADWVGAVTDETWDDRTQRDAVLAAVRIHRCRGTVAGLRMLLETATGGRVEIVDTGGVHVSSTPGAEVPDPGGRLSIRVTLADPDSVSVPLLDALVRGAKPAHVLHELELRRDDHLHPMR, from the coding sequence ATGCGCGGCACCGTCCCCGGACTCGCCACACCGTACCCGCTGCGGTCCTTCCTGCCCTCGATCTATCAGGACGACGACTTCACGATGCGCTGGATCTCGGCATTCGACGAGGTGATCGCGCCGGTCGCGCTCAGCCTGGAGTGTCTCGAGTCCTATCTCGACCCGCGGCTGGCTCCGCCCGACTTCCTGCACTGGCTGGCCGACTGGGTCGGCGCTGTGACCGACGAGACCTGGGACGACCGCACCCAGCGCGACGCCGTGCTGGCCGCCGTGCGAATCCACCGCTGTCGCGGCACCGTGGCAGGGCTGCGGATGCTGCTGGAGACCGCGACGGGTGGTCGGGTGGAGATCGTCGACACGGGCGGCGTTCACGTGTCTTCGACTCCCGGCGCCGAGGTCCCCGACCCCGGCGGACGGCTGAGTATTCGGGTCACGCTGGCAGACCCGGACTCGGTCTCCGTTCCACTTCTCGACGCCCTGGTCCGCGGCGCGAAACCGGCCCACGTCCTGCACGAACTGGAGCTGCGACGCGATGATCATCTGCACCCGATGCGGTAA
- a CDS encoding MarR family winged helix-turn-helix transcriptional regulator: MHETAAGEDLVDALISASRALVAVAARSVSGLPSEVTLPQYRALVVLASRGPQRGVELAAELGVNPSTATRLIERLVRADLVERRPVSGDRRAVSVALRPAGIRLVRTVTRRRRSEVARIVAAMPAAQRIGAEGALRAFADAAGEVPEHGWWLGFAMPDEDEHRA; encoded by the coding sequence GTGCATGAAACGGCTGCGGGTGAGGACCTCGTCGATGCGTTGATTTCGGCCAGCCGGGCGCTGGTGGCGGTGGCGGCGCGGTCGGTGTCCGGGTTGCCGTCGGAGGTGACGCTGCCGCAGTACCGTGCGCTGGTCGTGCTGGCCAGCCGCGGGCCGCAGCGCGGGGTGGAGCTCGCGGCCGAGCTGGGCGTCAATCCGTCCACGGCGACGCGGCTGATCGAGCGGCTGGTGCGTGCCGATCTGGTCGAGCGACGGCCAGTCTCGGGCGACCGGCGGGCGGTGTCGGTGGCGTTGCGCCCAGCCGGGATCCGGCTGGTCCGCACGGTCACGCGGCGTCGCCGCAGCGAGGTGGCGCGGATCGTCGCGGCGATGCCGGCCGCGCAGCGCATCGGCGCGGAGGGCGCGTTGCGGGCGTTCGCCGACGCGGCCGGCGAGGTCCCCGAGCACGGGTGGTGGCTGGGGTTCGCGATGCCCGACGAGGACGAGCACAGGGCATGA